The window TAAAAAGCTGTGTTTGACGATAGGACGAGAAATCCCCACCATATCGGTTTCCTGAAAGGCATCCCCACCAATCAAATGACTTTGCACTTGACCAGAAATCACCACCATCGGAATAGAGTCCATATAAGCGGTCGCGATGCCAGTAATGGCATTGGTCGCTCCAGGCCCTGAGGTGACTAATACCACTCCCGGCTTGCCAGTCGCGCGAGCATAAGCATCAGCCGCGTGCGTCGCCGCCTGTTCATGCCGTACTAAAATGTGGGGGATTTTACTGCGTTGAAACAACGCATCATAAATATGTAAAACCGAGCCGCCCGGGTAACCGAAGATAAACTCAACACCCTCATCTTCCAAAGACTGGGCGACCATTTCGCCGCCAGATAACATTTCCACCGAGTCATACCTCTAGTAAAAGAACCAATGAATGCCCATTAGGGATCATTCACAAGCCTAATCAGTATAAAAAATATGAGATGCAACGACCCAGTACGGTACTTTCAGCCCGACAGCAGAAACTGTGGACGCTAAAAGCAATACCATGTCAGGAGGATGCAAACCTCACAACCAAAACCAGTGTCTCCCTAGACTGGGAACACACCAGGCGATAACGCCATAGACAGTGGCTACTGTCATTGCCAAACCGCTTTACCTCTAGTGTAGAAGAAGCAAAACTGCCTTGGCGGCATTCTCGCAACACAGGTCGTGTGTCTGCAGAGTGAAGGGAGCGTCCCGTAGCCAGTGCCGGTAAGCAAAGGCTCGACGCTGATAACAGTTACCGGTAAGTAACTCCTATCGGCCATCAACTTTCGAGGAGTGCAATTCTGAATGAAGATCACACAATGTCAACTATTTGGCTTCAAAATCTTCACATTGTTAAAATTTTTACGTGTTAACCCGCAAATCTTACTCTTATCCCTTTCTAAAATGAGGTTCTTTGCCATAATTGTGGCTGAACCAACTTTATTGATGATTTAGGAATTACGTTCACCATGAGCTTAACTCAACATTTGCTATTTTTAGTAACCACCCTGTGTCTGCTGGCAGCCCTCTCTTTGCAGGCAGCCCCTAACGGCCTTTATCGCTGGACCGACGCTGATGGCACGGTGCAATACTCTGATTACCCCCCGGAAGGTGTCGAGGCAGAATTTATTAAATACACCGGAGCCAGCTCGCAAGGCAAGTCATCTACCACTGAAAAAAAGACTGAAACAGCGGAAACAGCCGCCAATCAGGGTGCTGAGCCCAGCAAACTGGAAGTGATGCCTGACAAAGACCCGGTTTTATGCAAGCAAGCCCAAGCCAACCTGAAGGCGCTGGAAGGCGCTCGTATCCGTATCACCGAACCCGATGGCAGTAAGCGCTTCCTGACAGAAGAGGAAAAAGAAGGCCAGCGCGAGAACGCACGTAAATTTATCAAGATTAACTGCTAGCAAACATTCCGTTCCCAGCAGTAGCCAGCTATCAAAAAAAGCCCGAATGATTCGGGCTTTGTTAGCTTCTAAATAAGACTCACTAATCCAGTACTAGCTGAATTGTATTTCTCCATCAGCACTCAACCCACTGTGGATGACATCACCAGCAACAAAGCGCCCTTGTAATATTGCCTGCGCCAAAGGGTTTTCCAAATATTGCTGTATCGCACGCTTAAGCGGCCTTGCACCATATACCGGATCGAACCCCATCGTCGCTAACTTATCCATTACTGCATCGCTAATATCCAGCTTTAAATCACGGTCCTGTAAACGCTGCCGCAGATAATCAATTTGTATATCTGCAATACCCCGGATTTGCTGCTGACCCAGCGGATGAAATACCACTGTCTCATCGATGCGGTTAATAAACTCCGGTCTAAAGTGCCCACCAACGACCTCCATGACTGATGCTTTCATCGCTTCATAATTACTTTCACTCGACAATTGCTGGATCAAATCCGAGCCCAGATTCGAAGTCATCACAATAACCGTATTGCGAAAATCTACCGTGCGCCCTTGGCCATCGGTTAAACGACCATCATCCAGTACCTGCAACAGAACATTAAATACATCAGCATGAGCCTTTTCGATCTCATCCAGTAATAACACCGAATATGGGCGCCGACGTACCGCCTCCGTTAGATAGCCACCCTCTTCATAACCAACATAACCTGGAGGTGCGCCGATCAATCGTGCGACCGAATGTTTTTCCATAAACTCAGACATATCAATGCGCACCATCGCATCAGTACTATCAAATAAAAACATCGCCAGCGCTTTGCATAACTCCGTTTTACCGACACCGGTTGGCCCCAAAAACAGGAAGGAACCATTAGGGCGATTTGGATCAGATAAACCCGCTCGGGAACGGCGCACGGCATTGGACACAGACACCACCGCTTCACTCTGCCCGATAACCCTTTCACTTAAGGCCTGTTCCATCTTTAATAACTTATCGCGCTCACCCTCAAGCATTTTTGACACAGGGATACCGGTCCAGCGAGAGACAACTTCCGCAACTTCTTCTTCGGTTACCTTATTGCGCAACAGTGTCATTTCCATCATTTCTGCCTGCCCCGCCATATCCAGAGTTTTTTCCAACTCGGGAATAACACCGTATTGCAGTTCAGACATTTTGGTAAGATCACTCGCACGTCTTGCCGACTCCAAATCCAGACGTGCCTGTTCCAAATCACTTTTAATTTGTTGCGAACCCTGTAAAGCCGCTTTTTCCGCTTTCCATATTTCTTCCAGGTCAGCAAATTCCCTTTCCG is drawn from Oceanicoccus sp. KOV_DT_Chl and contains these coding sequences:
- a CDS encoding DUF4124 domain-containing protein — its product is MSLTQHLLFLVTTLCLLAALSLQAAPNGLYRWTDADGTVQYSDYPPEGVEAEFIKYTGASSQGKSSTTEKKTETAETAANQGAEPSKLEVMPDKDPVLCKQAQANLKALEGARIRITEPDGSKRFLTEEEKEGQRENARKFIKINC